The Amycolatopsis coloradensis sequence TCTCGGAGCTCCTGTCGGCCAAGCCGGACTTCATCGACATGTTCGTCCAGATCGGACGAGTCGGCCGTTCGCTGGGCGTTCATCTGCTGCTGGCCTCGCAACGGCTCGAAGAAGGCAGGCTCCGCGGGCTGGAAACCCATCTGTCGTACCGGATCGGCCTGAGGACCTTCTCCGAGATGGAGAGCAGGGCGGTGCTGGGCGTCACCGACGCGTTCAAGCTGCCGCGGGCACCCGGGCACGGATTCCTCAAGGTCGGCACCGACCAGATGGACCGATTCCGGTCCGCTTACGTCTCCGGCGTCTATCAGCGCTCCACAGCCGGCGGTGTCGCCCCTTCCACCGGGGAACAGCTGGTGCTGCGGGAATACACGACGAGCTATCTCGGCGCCGAGATCGACACGGGTGAAGGGGAGCCGGAAGACCAAGCGCCGGAGAACGACGCCGCGGTCGGCGAGACCCTGCTGGACATCCTGGTCGACCGGTTGGCGGGCCAAGGTGTGCCCGCGCATCAGGTCTGGCTGCCGCCGCTGGCGGAATCGCCCACTTTGGACGGTGTGCTGCCCGGGCTGGTCGCCCATCCGCAACGAGGTCTCACCGTGGACTCGACCACGATGGCGGGGTCGCTCCGGCCGGTGCTCGGCACCGTGGACCGGCCGTTCGAACAACGTCGCGACCCGCTGGTGCTGGATCTCTCCGGCGCCGCGGGCCATGTCCTGGTCATCGGCGCACCGCAGACCGGGAAGAGCACCACGGTGCGCGCGCTGATCACCAGTCTGGCGCTCACGCACACTCCCCGCGAGACACAGTTCTACTGCCTCGACTTCGGCGGCGGCACCCTGGCTTCGATCGCCGGGCTGCCGCATGTCGCCGGTGTCTGCGGCAGGCTCGACACCGGTGCCGTGCGGCGGACCGTCGCCGAAGTCGCGACCCTGCTGGCGCAACGGGAGCGGATGTTCGCCGAGCATCAGATCGACGGCATCGTCACCTACCGGAAGCTGCGGGCCGAAGGCCGGTTCGCCGAGTACCAGCACGGAGACGTCTTCCTGGTGGTCGACGGCTGGCAAACGCTGCGAAACGACTTCCCCGATCTGGAGGAGACGGTCGGCGACATCGCCGCGCGCGGGTTGTCCTACGGCGTGCACGTGGTCGCGGCGTGCTCGCGCTCGTTCGATCTGCGGATGAACGTCCGAGACCTGTTCGCCAGCAGGCTGGAGCTGAAGATCGGTGATCCCATCGACTCCGTCATCGACCGGCGCGCGGCGATGAGCGTCCCGCCCGACGCTCCCGGCCGTGGAATCGCGATGAGCGGGCACCAGATGCTGGTGGCCCTCCCCAGGATCGACGGGGTGACGGACGCGGACGATCTGTCCAAGGGCGTGAGCGAACTCGTCGAGGCGGTCAAGGCCGCGTGGCCGGGCGCTCCCGCGCCCTCGGTGCGGCTACTGCCCGGCGTGTTCCCGTACGAGGAACTCCCCGCCGAGGACGAGACCACCGGAACCGAGGCGGGGCTCGCGGTCGGCATCCACGAGCACGACCTTTCCCCGATGCGGCACGACTTCGCCACGGACCCGCACTTCTTCCTGCTCGCCGACACCCAATGCGGGAAGACCTCCTTCCTGCGGACGCTGGCGCGCCNGCACTTCTTCCTGCTCGCCGACACCCAATGCGGGAAGACCTCCTTCCTGCGGACGCTGGCGCGCCGGATCGAAACCACCTACCAGCCCTCGGAAGCCCGGATCGTGCTGGTGGACCATCGGCGCGGGCTCCTCGGCGAGATCGGCGACGACTACCTTCTCGGCTACGGCACCAACGACTCGAACAGTGCCGGGCTGATGACCGAGGTCGCCGCCTCGCTGTCCAAGCGGCTCCCGGGGCCGGACGTCACCCCGGAGCAGCTGCGGGCCAGGAACTGGTGGCACGGGCCGGAGATCTTCGTTCTCGTGGACGACTACGACATGGTGGCCACCCACGAGAAACACCCGTTGATGCCCCTGCTGCCGCTGGTCGCGCAAGGCACGGACATCGGCTTGCACGTCGTGCTGGCCCGTCGTTCCGGTGGTGCCGGCCGCGGGCTGTTCGAACCCTTCCTCACTCGGCTGAGGGAAGTCGGGACACCCGGCCTGATGATGTCCGGCGACCGTGACGAAGGTCCGCTGCTCGGCGGGATGCGGGCCCAGGTGCTGCCGCCCGGCCGAGGCTGGCTGATCGATCGCCGCGGGCACAAGGGCTTGGTCCAGCTCGCGTGGCTTCCGCCCCGTCATCACTGAGGCATGACCGGAAGCTGCCGGAAGCCCCACCGGAACCCGGGGTGGTGTTTGGCTTTCGGTGAACGACTGGGTTTTCACCGCTGTTCCGGGAGGGAACATGGGAATCAACGCCTACCTGCCAGCCATCCAGAACTTCGTCGACACGGTCACCCGGCAGGCGCAAGGGGCGAGCCCGCCGAGCATCGACCGGCCCCTGAACGACGGCTGCGGCGGAATGGCGGAATGCGGGATCCTCGCCGACGCCGACCGGGACAGCACCGAGGCCCTGCGGAATTTCCTGACCGCCGCCGAGAAAGGTGTCTGGGGGTACGTCTCCATCGCACGGCAATGCCTGAGCACCTACCAGAACGCGAGCGAGGCCGCCGTCTGGGAGCTGACGAAGAGGTCGCGGCCGGACGAATCCCGTGTCCCTGTCGAAGGACTGGCGCCCACCACGCTGGGACCGAGCCCGCTGGCTCCCGTCACCCCCTTGCAGCCGGGCACGGGCACCCTGATCGACCTCATGCCGCATTGATTCCTGTGCGCCGACCTATCCGGGACTTTCGATGACCAGCAACTATGGCCTGACCGCCTTCGAAGACCAAGTGGAAATCCTTCGTGCCGAAATCGCGCACACCCGCCCCCGGCTCCAGGCCGCTAAAGCGATGTGGGAGAGCGCCGAGAGGTGGATCAAACGCACGCACCTGATGCTCCGGGGGGCCGCGAACGAGGTTTCTTCGGGCTGGCTGGACCGGCCAGGGGAAGAGTTCGTGGACCGGCTCAGGAACAACTGCACTTACTCGCTCGGATCGTGGACAGGACTGGAAGGGTTGTCCGGTAACGGCGCTGTCGCCTCCTTGGGGAGGATGCTGTTCGATCAGCCGGTCGACGGCGGCATCCTGGCATCGGGTGTGATCGCCCAGCTGGACATGGCCGACGCCCAGCTCGTGGTCGGCGCCTTCGTCGCGGCGGGTGAGATCTCCAAGGTCGAGCAGAATGCCGATTACAAACCTCAGGCCCAGGCGAACCTCGGCAAGAAACTCGACGAAATCGCGACGCAGTATCGGGTGACCGCCCAGGCGATGCTCGCCGCCCGCGGCCGCCCTTGGGACGGCCCGAGCGCCGAACCCGGCTCCGGCCTCCCCTACAACGGCGCGGCACCTTCGGCGACCGGAGTGGGCGGTCCGAACCAGAACGGCGCACCGGTCGACCCGGGTACGCCCGAAGTTCCGAGCGAGCCGAGCCCGCAGAATCCGCAAGACGACCCCAGCGCACTCGAACAGGCCACGGACGCGCTGAGCGCGTTGAGCCAGGCCGCGGAATCCGCGCAACAGTTGCTGGGCAACGGTTCCTCCGTGAACATGCCCGACCCGAACGCGATCGATCCCGGGGATTGGGCGCTGCCGCCTTACGACGGCTCCACCTATCCGGGGCTTGAAGATCCTCTCGGCGCGTCAGGGGGCTCGGGTATGCCGAGCCTGGCGGGCGGCGGCGGTTTGCCGGGTTCCGGCGGTGGGATGGGCGGGCTCGGCGGCATGCCCGCCGTCGCGGACCTGAACGGTGCGCCGGGAGGCGCGATGAACGGCGTCGGCTCGATTCCCGGGATCGCTTCCGCGGGAAGCTCCGGTTCCACCTCGGGTGCCGGAGGAATGCCGCCACCGATGGTGCCACCCAACGGTGGCGGGAGGAACTCGGCGGCAGGCATCAAACCGGGCGATGCGGAACACACCGGCTCGAGCAGGCAACGCGGGCCGAAGGGCGGTGTCACCCCCGGTGTCACGCTTCTCGGCCGGTCTCGAGGCGGCGGCACACGACCGGCCACGGCGCAACGCCGATGGGACACCGATAACGAAACCGTCCAGCTGCTCGACGACGAGCTGTGGCAAGTGCAGCAAACGACCGATTCGCACGGCAAACCGGCGAAGTACCGCGCCGGACACTGAGGAGGGGGCGTATGCCCGGAACCGAGATCAACGGCAACATCACCGCGATGAGCGCGGTGTCCCAGCAACTCAGCGCACCGGACCTGCCACCGTCACTGGCGAGGCTCGGCACCATGCCGAGCCTCGCCGGGCTGTTCGAGGGCATCGCGATGTCCGTACTGGACAAGGCCGCGACCGCCAGCATGAGCGCGTTCATGGGGAAAGTGACCGAGGACATCGCGACCTTCTCCGGCAAGGCCAGGACGGCCGCGATCACCTACAGCGCCGCGGACGTGGCCAGCGCGCTGGAACTGGCTGGCAAGGCGACCAAGGTCATCAAACAAGGCGTGGATTTCGTCAAACAGTCCTCAGCCGCCCAGTCCGGCGAAGGCAAACCGTCCACCACCGAACCCTCCGGCGAAGCCCCGCCGGCCTCCGTCTGAGGAGCCGAACCATGACCGCCGTTTACAACGCGTTCCCCATGGAAGTCCTCATGGGGATGATCCAAGCCGAACTGGCGAACGTGCCCGTCCTCCACGACGCGGCGAAGATGTGGACCGAAGCACGGGCGTGGATCGAGGAAGCGCAGGTACAACTCAACAGCCGGATCAGCGAACTCACTCCTGAATGGACGGACGACAACGGCCGTCAACTCCAGGAGAAGATGCAGCGCTCGGTCGCCGAACTGAAATTCTGGGGCGACCGCATCGACCTGGCCAAACCCGCGGAGACCTTGACGACGCTGGCGTCCGGGATCACGGAGACCCATCAAACGATGCTGGGGCTCGAGGCCGCGTACTCCGCGGCCGTCTCGGCGTCGCTCCTCAATCCGTTCGCCGCCATGGAGGCCCTGGCCATTCAGCAGGCCGCCGGGACCAAGATGACCCAGCTCGGCGGCGAGTTCGATCTGTCGATGCTGCAGGTGGTCGAGGCGTCCGGGATCAAGTCGCCCGACCATATGGTGCCGACGGTCGCCCCTTCCGCCGAAGGCAACACCCCGGCCGATTTCATCGCGGCCGCCCAGGCGGGTATGGACACGCTCAGCGAATTCCAAGGACTGGGCGAGTCACTGGGTGCCGGTGGCGGCAACTCGGACGTCTCCCTCCCGGAAATTCCCGGCTACGACGGCACTTCCGGCGTTTCGCTCGCCGGCCTCGCTCCGTCGCAGCCGTCGGCTGGCGCGCTCTCGCCGCTCGGAGGGCTGCCCGGCGGTTCCGGCTCCGCGCCGGTCTCGTCGGGAGTGCTGGGCGGTTTCGGCGTCGCGGGCGGTATGGCCGGGCTTCCGGTGGCGGCCAAGCCAGTCGGGGCGAAGAAGGCGCCCAGTCTCGCGTCCGAGGCCCTTCCGGGCACCGCTACGTCGTCCGGCGCGAAGGCGAGCGCCAGTCCGATGTCGCCGATGATGCCTCCCAACGCGGGCGGGCAGGCCACCGCGGGCACGTTGCGCCCCGGCTCGAACGACCAGCCGACGGGACGGAACGGCGCGTCGCGGAGGACGTCGTCCGGGGGAAGCGACGGCGTTCCGGCGAAGCTGCGCGGCCGGGCCGCCAACGGCAATCCGGACGCCGGGTTCACGCTGGCGCGCGGACGGCGGCCGGGTGAGTCGGAGTCGGGTTCGGTGCAGATGCTCGACGAAGACCTCTGGCGGCCGAACTCCCGCTGAGCTGCTGGGACGTGAAGGCCCCCTTCACTGCGCTAGACGCAGTGAAGGGGGCCTTCACGTNTCCCTGCCGGCACTGATGGCCGAGCCGCCGCCGGGACCGTCGATGTCGCTTCACTGCGCTAGACGCAGTGAAGGGGGCCTTCACGTCGTTCCGGTGCGGTTGGCCGCCCCGGTGGATGGCGTGCTTGAAGACGGAACTCGCGTGCTTGAGGAGCGAACACGCCGAGGCCGGCCCCGCATCGTGTGTTTCGGCCGGAAGCACGCGTGATCCGGCTCCAAGCACCCGTGTCCCGTGCCGGGACACGGGAATCCGGGTCAGCCTGCCAGGGTCTGGCGCCGCGCGGCGGCCGGGTCGAGGCTCGGGCCCTCGGGCAGCCGCGCGACCAGGCCGGCGGGAAGGCGTACCGGGCGCGCGGACGGGTAGCCGAGCATCTTCAGCACGTCGGGGGAAGCCAGCGGATAGCGGCGACCCATGTCGGTCACGACGGTCAGCGTTCCCACGGCAGCAGAAGACGAAGGCATCGCCTCGACGACGATCGCGCTGCCCGGCGGAACGTGGACGCGGTCCGCGAGCGGGGTCCCGGCGGCGGTCCGGCGGGCGGTGGTGGACATCGGGTCCGCGGCGGGCAGTGCGGGGTCGACGGTCAGCGCGGGCGCCGCGGAGCCGTCGCCGAAGGCGGCGCACACGGTGGCGTCCTGGTCGCGCAGGCGCGCGATGGCCGGACGGGTCGCGGGTGCCGCGCCGGCGTCGGCCCGGACCGGGTCCAGCTGACGGGACATGGTCGCCAGCGAAGGCGGCAGCGGCACGGTCTTCGGTTCGGTACCGGGATAGGCGGCGAGCATCTGGGCGCTCGCGCGCTGGACGTCGTACTGCAGTTCGGTGATGGGGCGCAAAGCGTCCCGCTCGGCGAGGTAGTGCTGCTGTCCGCCGCCGGAGGTCCGCACCATCAGCAGCATCCCGTTCCGGATGTCGGTCCGGCCGGGTACCGCGGTGGACACCTCACCCGCCGCCGCGACCGGGAGCGGGCCGATCGGCGTGCCTTCCGGGAGCACGTCGAGCCACGCCCGGCCCACCCGCGCCCACGGTTCGGCGATGAGCGCGAGCCCGGTGCCGACGGCGCCGTAGTCGTTGATCCGGTGCCGATGCCCGCGCCACACGACGAAACGGTCACCGGTCGACGTCGATTCCACCAGCAGCGCCTGGTCTCCCAGTTCCGCGCCGCCCGACGGCGACGCGCCCGCCAGCAGTACCGATTCCTCGATCCTGCTGCCCGCAAGGTCGCTCGCGGGCGCCGAGCACAGCGACCATGATCCGGTGAGCAGCTTTTCCGGGCCGGGCAAGCCGTCCGGCGCGTCGGCGATGCCGATCCGGGGTCCTCGCGGGACTCCGGCGAGCGAATCGCGCGAAACCCGTTCCGTGGTGCCGTGTTCGCCGAGCAGCAGCAGCGCGGACGCGTAGTTCGCGACGGGGTGCAGCCGTTCGTTCAGGTAGACGTACCGCGTCCCGCTCTCCTTCTCCACGATGACGGCGGCGTTCTTGCGCCAGGCGTTGTTCCCGCCCGGCACGATCATCCCGTAGACCCCGACGCACGCCAGCGCCACGATCGCCAGTGCGACACTGGCGAACGCGGCACCGGACGGCCGCCGGAACGGTGGCTGTTCCGGGTCGGTCTCCCTCGTCACGAGCGCGGAGATCGCGCGCTGCACCAGGAATTGGTACGCCTGCAGTTGATCCCGTTTGGACGCCATCGTTTCAGCCCCCCAGTCCGCGCACGTAGCCGTACAGGCCGAGCACCGAACACGCCACCGGGACAACGGCGATCGTCACCAGGATCTCGAAGTATTCGGCGATCCGGCCGAGATACGGGTTGGCGGCGCGGGTGCTCAGCACGACGCCGGAGGCGATCACGCCTGCCGCCACCGCCAAGGACAGCGGCCCGGCCAGGACGAGCAGCAGCGAACGGTCCGCCATGAGCGGGCCGGCCAGCAGGCACCCGGCGCCGAAGATCCCGGTCACCAGCACCAGCAGCCGCTGCCGCAGGATCGGGTACAACCGCGCCCGCACCAGGAAACCCGCCGCGAGCAGGGCGACGAGCACGACGGCGGCCTCGCTGTCGCTGCGGATCAGCTGCAGCTGGCAGTACATGACGACGATCGCCGCGCCGCCCAGCATTCCGGTGAGCAGCGCGTCCGCTCTGGCGACGGCGGCGTGCACGAGATCGAGCGGTGGCTGGGGATCGTCGCGAACCAGGTCCGCGGTCGACCGCGGCAGCACCGGCATCGGCACCCGGCCGAGCCGCAGCGCCAGCGGCGCGAACGTGGTCGAGAGCACGAGGACCCCGCCGCCGAGCACGGCCGCCGACCGGTACCCCGCCAGGTCGTCGAAGGTGGCCAGCCAGCCGCCGAGCACCCCGAGCAGACCGACGGTGGCGGCCCCCGCGAACAGGGCGGGCGCGGCGATCACCCCTAGATGGCCGACGACGGCCGCGAGCAGCAGCGCCGCGCTCGCCAGCAGCAGATGACCGGCGGACAGCGCGCCGATCGGGTCGTCACCCGCCAGCAGGAGACCGCCGCCGGCGAAGGCGAACGGAAGCGCGACGGCGGCGAGCACCGCCCCGGCACCGGCGTCGCGCAGCGCCCGCGCGAGCAGGACACCCGCGGCCAGCAGCAGCGCGGAGACCGCCAGCGCCCAGGACGCCGGTGACGTCCACGGCGGGCCGGCGCGCAGTACGGCGAGCAGACCGAAGGACATCGCCACCCCGCCGACGGCAAGGCCCGCCTGTCGCGTGTGCCGCGGCCCCCAGGCCTTGCCGGTGCGGCCGGAGCCGGTGGCGATCGCGTCCACCAGGTCGTCGTACTCGGGCTCCGGCCATTCCGCGCGGCGCGGCGTCAGATGGAGGATCTCCCCGTCCCGGACCCGGTGCGCGCCCAGCGTCCGGTCCAGATCGAAGGGTGTCCCGTCGGCGCGGCGCAACTGCCAGCCGCCGCCGGCGACCCCGTCGTCGGCCATTCCCTCGCCCGCCCGCGCGAGCAGGCCGGGGAGGATTTCGGCGACGGACGCGTGTTCCGGCAGCGCCATGTCGATGCGCCGGTGCGGAGTGGTGATGGTGACCCTGACCAGGCCGGCAGTCTGCATGGGAAAAGGGTCGGCCAGCGGCCCGCGCGCCGGGCCGCCGCGGCAGGAACCTGCCGCCGGGAAAGTACTCCGAATCGGGTCTTCTTGCGCGACAATGGGGTCATGAGCATCGAGACAGGAGTCGGCGGACCGAGGCTGCTCGCCCAGGGCCCCATCGCCACCGTGTACGCGGGCCGGGATCCCGCTACGGGCAACGACTTCGCGATCAAGATGTTCCCCGGCGCCTTCGACCGCGAGACCTCCGCGTGGCTGGAACGCGAACGGAAGGCGCTGGCCGCCGTGCGCTCGACGCGCTCGGTGCTGCAGATCGACGACGTCCTGACCGACGCTGGCGGCCGATCCGGAATCCGCCGCGAACTGTGCCCTGGTTCACTCGCCGGTCTGCTGGATTCCGGTGCCAGGCTGGGTGTTCCCGACGTGCTCGCGCTCGGCGCCGCGATCGCGTCGGCACTCGCCGCGGCGCACGGCACGGACGTCATGCACGGCGGGGTGAGCCCGCACAACGTGCTGTACCGCGCCTCCGGCGAATTCGTACTCGCCGATTTCGGGGTGGCCCTGCGTCGGCGATTCCCGCGCGACCCGATGTACGCGGTCGAGTACACCGCGCCGGAAACCCTGCGCGACGACACGCTTTCCCCCGCGTCCGACCTTTATGGACTCGGCGCGGTGCTCTACGCCGCGTTGACCGGCACACCGCCCTTTCCCCGGCACACCGGGCAACAGCCCGGTGAACGGATCCTCCAGGTGCTACGGGAACCGGTCGCGCCGATCCAGGACCCGGGCGTCCCGAGTGAGCTTTCCGCCACGATCTTTCGGTTGCTGGCCAAGGAACCGGCCGACCGGCCGCAGGACGTCGCGTCGCTGGCGCGGTTGTTCACGAAGCTGCGGCAGCCCGGCGGCGAAGTCGTCACCGGGGAACCTGTCGACGTACCGGCCGAAGAAGAAGACGCCGACGTCGAATTCGACGACTTCGCCGTGCTCCGGCAGCCCGCCGCCCCGTCGCCGGTCCAGGTGGTGCAAGCGCCACCCTCGGGCGGCCGGACCCTGATCCGCGAGTTCAGCGGTCCGCTCAAGACCGAGCGGCGGCTTCCCTGGAAGCCCATCGCGCTGGCGGGCGCCGGAGTGCTCGCCGCCGGGCTGGCCGTGGTGCCGCTGGTCCTCGGCCCGGCGGAGATCGGCGGGCAGGCCGTCCCGGTCGCGGCCGCGATCCCGCCGCCCGCACCGGCTTCCGCTCCGGCGCCGGACGTCAAACTGGCTCTCGCCCCGCCGCGCGACCAGAGCGATCACGTGCAGCTGACCTGGACCGCGGAGGGCGAACTGGACTTCGTCGTGATCATGGCGGGCGAGCGGCTCGAGACGAAACAGCTCGTCGCCCACCGCCAGCGCAGTCTCGACGTCCCGGTCGACCCGGCGCGCCGGTACTGCTTCCAGCTCAGGGCGACCGACGGCCGCCACATCTACACCACCGAGCCGGTCTCGATCCGCGGCGCCCGCTGCAACCCGTGAGCTGAAGGGGACTTTCCCCGCATAGGACGCGGCGAAGGGCGCTTTCCCCGCATGGCATGCGGGGNNNGCTCGAGTGCCGCCAGCACCCGAGCCGCGAACGGTCTGGTCGCCAGGCCCCGGCGTACCTCGCCGACTTCCTGCCACGCTCGCCGGACCGCGCCGTCGCCCACCGGGACGCCGGACCACAGCGTCACGTCCAGCACCTTGGCCAGCCTGGCGACCGGCTCGCGGATCCCTTCCCCGGCAAGCGATCCGGCCGATTCGGCGAGATCGCGCGGGGTCATCCCGATCCGGAACGGCACCCCGTGCGCGCGCAGCCGGTCACGGATCTCGTCCCAGGCGCCGAGCACCCCTTCCTCGCCGGTCCGGCGGCGGCGCCGTCGTGCGCGGATCACCTTCGCCGCCGGAACCCCCACGAGCCACAGGAGTCCGAAAAGGACGATCGCGCCGACGAGGGCGGGCCACCACCAGCTGACCCCCGCTTCCGCGTTCTGGTCTTCGGCGGAGTCCGGCTGCGTACCCGGCGGGAGCTGAGGCGGCCGCAGTTGCTGTTCGGCGGGCAGCTGGGCCCTCGCCTTGGCGACCGCCTTGCCGGGGCCCGCCTGGCTCCGGCTCGATCCCACGGCCGCGGCGGTGGGGTCGAGCGCGACCCAGCCCGCCCCGGCGACCGCGACTTCGGGCCACGCCAGGACATCGCGGTTCCGGACGACGTGCGTGTCGCCGTCTTTCTCGGCCGAACCGCGGAATCCGACGACGAGCCGCGCCGGGATCCCGCTCATCCGCGCCAAGACCACGTACGCGGCGGCGAACTGCTCGCTCGTCCCTCGCTTGCTCTCCAGCAGGAAGTGCCGAAGCTGCGGCCAGCCGTGCCCGGTCGGCAGTTCCTCCGTGCCCGTCGCGACCTGGTAGTTCGTGCTGAGGAACCGTTCCAGCTGCAACGCGGACTGGAACGTCGGGCGCAGGCCGCGCACGGCGTCCTTCGCCACTTGCTCGACGTCGGGCGGCACCGCGCCGAGTCCGCCGAGCCCGCCCGGTGCGCGCGCGTCGACTTCGCCGGAACCGAGATCGACCTCGGGTGACGACCAGCTGAGCCGGTAGTCCCGCACCGAGGTACTGGACGGCGATTCCAGCATCAGCGTGCCCGCGGACTGGTCCACCAGCGGGGTCAGACCGTCCACCCCGGTCAGATCCTGATGGCTCGGCAGCCAGGGTCCCGAAAGCCCGCGCACCTTGAGTTCGGCGCTGCCGCCCGCACCGCCGGGAGCGCCGTCCAGACCGGCGCCGAGCCGGTGGAGCCGGGAATCGGACAGCCAGTTCGCGCCGTCGAAACCGTTGAGCACGATCAGGCGCCACTGGTCGACCGGGGTGTCGCCGCGGTACCGGAACACCTCCTCGCCGGGCCGGATGAGCCGCTGGGCGATCTCGTCCAGCGGGTTGGCGACCCTGCTTCGCGGCGGCGGCGCGGCCTGGGTGTCCTTGAGCGTCAGCGGATCGCGGCCGACCGGATCGAGCACGGCGAACGCGACCGATCCGGCGACCAGGGCGACCACAGTGGACAGTGCGGGCCAGACCGCCGATCCCGTCACCCGCCAGGAACGCGGCACGCCGGGTGCCCGGCTCACGGACCGGACGCGGCGCCCCGACCACAGCAGGAGCCCGGCGGGCAGCGCGAACCCCAGCGCCGCCGCCACCGCGACGAGTCCCGTCAACGCCTCATACGCCTGCGCCAACCCGGCGACGGCCAGGCTGGGCACGAGCGCCACGAGCGGCTTCTTCAGTCGCAGCACCAGTTCAAGCCCGGGCACGACGGCGAGCAGCACCGACAGCGGCACGAAGAGCAGCTGTTCGGGGACCGGCAGCGCGGGCCAGGTGGACTGCAGCGTGAGCTGCCAGCCTTCGGTGAAGCCGCGCGCCAGCCCGCGCACCGAAGCGCCGGTCGGCAGGGCGGCGAGCGTGGTCGACGTCAGCACCGTCTCGATCAGCCCGAGCAGACCGAGCACCGCGACGAGCGCAGGCCGATAAGGAGTCAGCTTGGGGAACTTCGCGGTCAGTTCGGCGCAGCCGTACGCGATTAGGACGACCACGAGTACCGGCACCAGCAGTTCCGCCCAGCCGAACACGGGCGCGAACAGCATCCCGGCGACGCCTGTCGCGCCGAGCAGCCCGGCGACCGCGAGC is a genomic window containing:
- the eccCa gene encoding type VII secretion protein EccCa, giving the protein MATVVVKRPARKPAPEMPAGELLLQAPPEIPAPPGRQWTQVLTVLPMVAMMAAMLLMYSGSMAGSMRFVIFGMMGVGMLGMVAMSFLQGGGPSKREMGHARRKYLRHLAQHRLRLRRSVRGQRRTMEYLHPDPASLWSLAASYRLWERRKDDQDFAIARIGTGPQAPAATLVAPDTKPLEELEPLSALALRRFIATYSTVGRLPIAIAVNGFSRIHLRGDRAAALGLLRAVLAQLATLQSPDDVRIALCVSEDRRPDWEWVKWLPHALHPERTDALGALRLVAPSVQALESMLEEELSKRPRFDPEADVRVPGPHLVVVLDGGAIAGSDHLMTGGGVEGVTIVDLTTMPPRALDRTTVVLDVDAEGDLVSETSGGEAPLGRADFLGAVAAEGLARQLAPLRLTAGLRGDTPMSTELGLADLLDLGDPYEFDPADTWEPRPNRDRLRVKLGIQADGVPIEIDLKEPAQDGMGPHGLLIGATGSGKSELLRTLVLALAVTHPPSSLNFALVDFKGGATFTRLDTLPHTSAVITNLADELHLVDRMTDAINGELIRRQELLRAAGNFTSLREYEKARAAGAPLPEVPTLLVICDEFSELLSAKPDFIDMFVQIGRVGRSLGVHLLLASQRLEEGRLRGLETHLSYRIGLRTFSEMESRAVLGVTDAFKLPRAPGHGFLKVGTDQMDRFRSAYVSGVYQRSTAGGVAPSTGEQLVLREYTTSYLGAEIDTGEGEPEDQAPENDAAVGETLLDILVDRLAGQGVPAHQVWLPPLAESPTLDGVLPGLVAHPQRGLTVDSTTMAGSLRPVLGTVDRPFEQRRDPLVLDLSGAAGHVLVIGAPQTGKSTTVRALITSLALTHTPRETQFYCLDFGGGTLASIAGLPHVAGVCGRLDTGAVRRTVAEVATLLAQRERMFAEHQIDGIVTYRKLRAEGRFAEYQHGDVFLVVDGWQTLRNDFPDLEETVGDIAARGLSYGVHVVAACSRSFDLRMNVRDLFASRLELKIGDPIDSVIDRRAAMSVPPDAPGRGIAMSGHQMLVALPRIDGVTDADDLSKGVSELVEAVKAAWPGAPAPSVRLLPGVFPYEELPAEDETTGTEAGLAVGIHEHDLSPMRHDFATDPHFFLLADTQCGKTSFLRTLARXHFFLLADTQCGKTSFLRTLARRIETTYQPSEARIVLVDHRRGLLGEIGDDYLLGYGTNDSNSAGLMTEVAASLSKRLPGPDVTPEQLRARNWWHGPEIFVLVDDYDMVATHEKHPLMPLLPLVAQGTDIGLHVVLARRSGGAGRGLFEPFLTRLREVGTPGLMMSGDRDEGPLLGGMRAQVLPPGRGWLIDRRGHKGLVQLAWLPPRHH
- the eccB gene encoding type VII secretion protein EccB, translating into MASKRDQLQAYQFLVQRAISALVTRETDPEQPPFRRPSGAAFASVALAIVALACVGVYGMIVPGGNNAWRKNAAVIVEKESGTRYVYLNERLHPVANYASALLLLGEHGTTERVSRDSLAGVPRGPRIGIADAPDGLPGPEKLLTGSWSLCSAPASDLAGSRIEESVLLAGASPSGGAELGDQALLVESTSTGDRFVVWRGHRHRINDYGAVGTGLALIAEPWARVGRAWLDVLPEGTPIGPLPVAAAGEVSTAVPGRTDIRNGMLLMVRTSGGGQQHYLAERDALRPITELQYDVQRASAQMLAAYPGTEPKTVPLPPSLATMSRQLDPVRADAGAAPATRPAIARLRDQDATVCAAFGDGSAAPALTVDPALPAADPMSTTARRTAAGTPLADRVHVPPGSAIVVEAMPSSSAAVGTLTVVTDMGRRYPLASPDVLKMLGYPSARPVRLPAGLVARLPEGPSLDPAAARRQTLAG
- the eccD gene encoding type VII secretion integral membrane protein EccD; translation: MQTAGLVRVTITTPHRRIDMALPEHASVAEILPGLLARAGEGMADDGVAGGGWQLRRADGTPFDLDRTLGAHRVRDGEILHLTPRRAEWPEPEYDDLVDAIATGSGRTGKAWGPRHTRQAGLAVGGVAMSFGLLAVLRAGPPWTSPASWALAVSALLLAAGVLLARALRDAGAGAVLAAVALPFAFAGGGLLLAGDDPIGALSAGHLLLASAALLLAAVVGHLGVIAAPALFAGAATVGLLGVLGGWLATFDDLAGYRSAAVLGGGVLVLSTTFAPLALRLGRVPMPVLPRSTADLVRDDPQPPLDLVHAAVARADALLTGMLGGAAIVVMYCQLQLIRSDSEAAVVLVALLAAGFLVRARLYPILRQRLLVLVTGIFGAGCLLAGPLMADRSLLLVLAGPLSLAVAAGVIASGVVLSTRAANPYLGRIAEYFEILVTIAVVPVACSVLGLYGYVRGLGG
- a CDS encoding serine/threonine protein kinase; translation: MSIETGVGGPRLLAQGPIATVYAGRDPATGNDFAIKMFPGAFDRETSAWLERERKALAAVRSTRSVLQIDDVLTDAGGRSGIRRELCPGSLAGLLDSGARLGVPDVLALGAAIASALAAAHGTDVMHGGVSPHNVLYRASGEFVLADFGVALRRRFPRDPMYAVEYTAPETLRDDTLSPASDLYGLGAVLYAALTGTPPFPRHTGQQPGERILQVLREPVAPIQDPGVPSELSATIFRLLAKEPADRPQDVASLARLFTKLRQPGGEVVTGEPVDVPAEEEDADVEFDDFAVLRQPAAPSPVQVVQAPPSGGRTLIREFSGPLKTERRLPWKPIALAGAGVLAAGLAVVPLVLGPAEIGGQAVPVAAAIPPPAPASAPAPDVKLALAPPRDQSDHVQLTWTAEGELDFVVIMAGERLETKQLVAHRQRSLDVPVDPARRYCFQLRATDGRHIYTTEPVSIRGARCNP